A single Drosophila ananassae strain 14024-0371.13 chromosome 3L, ASM1763931v2, whole genome shotgun sequence DNA region contains:
- the LOC6494456 gene encoding uncharacterized protein LOC6494456 isoform X5, translated as MQIDSKPRRRSGLTVITLLLIIKAVAGRPDVRESPFARNLQPPLLQQDESFNGGGSSGRAVDSYGNPIDALRPIDTPDGRKVVSAQGVQFEIPTYASGITEIRRPADDLLPPHIARLDPQSTIGSPNASPNSIGGEQFPPFGTAGGKVEYTKSDEGKVISTPVAGSNQRKPESATPPSSSSSNSGKYTGGFGAPPGLLKPHSASNSNAVSASSSQTDIYVAGNQHEFSQVSKANKARPTVNPGRYTGGFGAPTGVLSPQAEPRPFQHHSVQQPQHNLQAAATEQRREQSRFGGPPGILVPFDNVQRTGGQ; from the exons ATGTGCGGGAGTCGCCCTTCGCCCGCAACCTGCAGCCCCCGCTGCTGCAGCAGGACGAGTCCTTCAACGGCGGAGGATCGTCGGGCAGGGCGGTGGACAGCTACGGCAACCCCATCGACGCCCTGCGGCCCATTGACACGCCCGATGGGCGGAAGGTGGTCAGTGCGCAGGGCGTGCAGTTCGAGATACCCACCTACGCCTCGGGCATCACGGAGATCCGGCGCCCGGCCGATGATCTGCTGCCGCCGCACATTG CCCGTCTGGATCCCCAGTCTACCATCGGTTCGCCCAACGCCAGTCCCAACTCCATCGGCGGAGAGCAGTTCCCGCCCTTCGGCACCGCCGGCGGCAAGGTGGAGTACACTAAGAGCGACGAGGGCAAGGTCATCAGTACTCCGGTGGCCGGCAGTAACCAGCGCAAAC CCGAGAGTGCCACGccccccagcagcagcagcagtaatAGTGGAAAGTATACAGGCGGATTCGGAGCTCCGCCCGGCCTTCTGAAGCCGCATTCCGCCTCGAACTCCAACGCCGTCTCAGCCTCGAGCTCCCAAACGGACATATACGTGGCCGGAAACCAGCACGAATTTAGCCAAGTGTCGAAGGCCAATAAGGCGCGGCCTACTGTCAATCCGGGCCGCTACACGGGAGGATTCGGTGCGCCAACCGGCGTACTCTCCCCCCAAGCGGAGCCCCGCCCTTTCCAACACCATTCCGTGCAACAGCCGCAGCATAATCTTCAGGCGGCGGCCACGGAGCAGAGGCGGGAACAGAGTCGCTTCGGTGGGCCTCCGGGCATCCTGGTGCCCTTCGACAACGTGCAACGCACCGGGGGGCAGTAG
- the LOC6494456 gene encoding mucin-5AC isoform X1 yields the protein MQIDSKPRRRSGLTVITLLLIIKAVAGRPDVRESPFARNLQPPLLQQDESFNGGGSSGRAVDSYGNPIDALRPIDTPDGRKVVSAQGVQFEIPTYASGITEIRRPADDLLPPHIGELANDGNGARNGTNEGPQKQRPGTETSTDTPLTPLTSSSPSSNPSSRNSTRNALAAPPPIAPTNNKLAKRDSQGGQFPIAPPSNHHVPPPFSLIKLNPFENGDSPVTQIGSRPKHAPCPAPSPNANCSKYSTPNPNTPLQPDAIAVGLEPSSDPNPNPSRNSYSGTTSASAHAQIPATSLTPPLHDPLPDTTTHADADAVVEVEQAHLVPLAQQQREESVQDVQLVSGSLPDYLKELQRQDADIDGPVPWKPAEDGAPLSVIAWDLLPPYPEKEPAIITQTEQQPAKRVQGIVDPVSQNIRISLSSGNALSAAEPQPQSHPPVEHGTNAHVGSTTPSNPGRFPNRQRGTAHYSTTRSSSTTLRPRTTTTTTLRPTTTTTTPRPTTTTTTTTTPRPTTRTTTTRLPTTKPTRATTTTTEDPSSFYRLEKAEEYAYTLPPWLQEVTDPDLDVAVTFAVPTDNDQYNHTLANDLEPPFEPFVDLGNIQLTPPPTAGLPTSTAAPTTTPSPSPSTTKSTTTTTTTTTTTTTTTTRKPTTTTTQRPTTLRTTTSNAPTSTQPSPPPAKLITTTQHADSPQPENAVGASSTPSPVEANPFDSATIPAWLRDFDYPDVGPGVPFNPDNFGSGSGASSTRSPPTPPPTTISSFSHSSAFPSKVTLPLPGSSEEPPLVLVPPADHPEASPESGPPLLTNSVTPFAARLDPQSTIGSPNASPNSIGGEQFPPFGTAGGKVEYTKSDEGKVISTPVAGSNQRKPESATPPSSSSSNSGKYTGGFGAPPGLLKPHSASNSNAVSASSSQTDIYVAGNQHEFSQVSKANKARPTVNPGRYTGGFGAPTGVLSPQAEPRPFQHHSVQQPQHNLQAAATEQRREQSRFGGPPGILVPFDNVQRTGGQ from the exons ATGTGCGGGAGTCGCCCTTCGCCCGCAACCTGCAGCCCCCGCTGCTGCAGCAGGACGAGTCCTTCAACGGCGGAGGATCGTCGGGCAGGGCGGTGGACAGCTACGGCAACCCCATCGACGCCCTGCGGCCCATTGACACGCCCGATGGGCGGAAGGTGGTCAGTGCGCAGGGCGTGCAGTTCGAGATACCCACCTACGCCTCGGGCATCACGGAGATCCGGCGCCCGGCCGATGATCTGCTGCCGCCGCACATTGGTGAGTTAGCCAACGACGGCAACGGTGCCCGCAACGGCACCAACGAGGGACCCCAAAAACAGAGACCAGGGACCGAAACGAGCACAGACACTCCACTGACACCGCTCACGAGTAGTTCTCCTAGCAGTAACCCTAGTAGTAGAAACAGCACCCGCAACGCACTAGCAGCACCTCCACCCATTGCACCCACTAATAACAAGCTGGCCAAGCGCGACTCGCAGGGCGGCCAGTTCCCCATTGCTCCACCCAGTAATCACCACGTCCCGCCCCCCTTTTCCCTGATCAAGTTGAATCCCTTCGAGAACGGCGATTCGCCCGTCACCCAAATCGGTTCCCGGCCCAAACACGCGCCCTGTCCTGCTCCCTCCCCCAACGCGAATTGCTCGAAATACTCAACTCCGAATCCGAATACTCCTCTCCAACCAGATGCCATCGCTGTGGGCCTGGAACCCAGCTCCGATCCGAACCCGAATCCGAGTCGGAACTCATACTCTGGCACAACATCAGCCTCTGCACACGCACAAATTCCAGCCACATCACTAACACCGCCCCTCCATGATCCATTACCCGACACAACGACgcatgcggatgcggatgcagTTGTGGAGGTGGAGCAAGCCCACCTGGTGCCACTCGCCCAGCAACAGCGAGAGGAAAGCGTCCAGGATGTACAGCTGGTCAGTGGCTCGCTGCCGGACTACCTCAAGGAGCTTCAGCGCCAGGACGCCGACATTGATGGTCCTGTGCCCTGGAAGCCAGCCGAAGACGGAGCGCCACTGAGCGTGATTGCCTGggatctgctgccgccgtATCCGGAGAAGGAACCGGCGATCATTACGCAGACGGAGCAACAGCCCGCCAAGCGTGTGCAGGGTATCGTCGATCCGGTAAGCCAGAACATACGGATCAGCCTGAGCAGCGGAAATGCCTTGAGTGCGGCGGAGCCTCAGCCACAAAGCCATCCGCCCGTGGAGCACGGCACCAATGCCCATGTGGGCAGCACCACGCCAAGCAACCCGGGACGTTTTCCCAACCGCCAACGCGGCACCGCCCACTACAGCACCACCCgaagcagcagcaccaccctGAGGCCAAGGACCACGACGACTACAACCCTGAGACCCACCACAACGACAACCACACCACGTCCCACCACGACTACTACGACGACCACAACTCCGAGGCCCACCACGAGGACCACAACTACGCGGCTCCCCACAACGAAGCCCACTAGAGCCACCACGACAACCACCGAGGATCCCTCCAGCTTTTACCGCCTGGAAAAGGCCGAGGAGTACGCCTACACACTGCCGCCGTGGCTCCAGGAGGTGACCGATCCGGATCTGGACGTGGCAGTCACCTTCGCAGTGCCCACCGACAACGATCAGTACAACCACACGCTGGCCAACGACCTGGAGCCGCCGTTCGAGCCATTCGTGGATCTGGGCAACATCCAGCTGACGCCTCCGCCCACGGCCGGACTCCCGACGAGCACGGCGGCGCCGACAACGACACCTTCTCCATCTCCATCGACCACCAAGAGCACCACTACAACCACCACCACAacaaccaccaccactaccactacCACCAGAAAACCAACCACTACAACGACGCAACGTCCCACTACGCTGCGAACCACTACCTCAAATGCACCCACAAG CACTCAACCATCGCCACCGCCAGCTAAACTGATCACAACCACCCAACATGCAGATTCGCCGCAGCCGGAGAACGCAGTCGGAGCGTCCTCCACTCCGAGCCCCGTGGAAGCCAACCCCTTCGATTCGGCAACGATTCCAGCCTGGCTGCGGGACTTTGACTATCCGGACGTGGGTCCCGGCGTTCCCTTTAACCCAGACAACTTTGGATCCGGATCAGGAGCAAGCAGTACTCGCTCTCCCCCAACCCCGCCTCCCACAACCATCTCCTCCTTCTCCCACTCCTCAGCTTTTCCATCCAAAGTCACGCTTCCGCTTCCAGGCAGCAGCGAGGAGCCGCCGCTAGTGCTGGTGCCGCCCGCCGATCACCCGGAAGCCAGTCCAGAGTCCGGCCCACCTCTACTGACCAACTCTGTCACGCCTTTTGCAGCCCGTCTGGATCCCCAGTCTACCATCGGTTCGCCCAACGCCAGTCCCAACTCCATCGGCGGAGAGCAGTTCCCGCCCTTCGGCACCGCCGGCGGCAAGGTGGAGTACACTAAGAGCGACGAGGGCAAGGTCATCAGTACTCCGGTGGCCGGCAGTAACCAGCGCAAAC CCGAGAGTGCCACGccccccagcagcagcagcagtaatAGTGGAAAGTATACAGGCGGATTCGGAGCTCCGCCCGGCCTTCTGAAGCCGCATTCCGCCTCGAACTCCAACGCCGTCTCAGCCTCGAGCTCCCAAACGGACATATACGTGGCCGGAAACCAGCACGAATTTAGCCAAGTGTCGAAGGCCAATAAGGCGCGGCCTACTGTCAATCCGGGCCGCTACACGGGAGGATTCGGTGCGCCAACCGGCGTACTCTCCCCCCAAGCGGAGCCCCGCCCTTTCCAACACCATTCCGTGCAACAGCCGCAGCATAATCTTCAGGCGGCGGCCACGGAGCAGAGGCGGGAACAGAGTCGCTTCGGTGGGCCTCCGGGCATCCTGGTGCCCTTCGACAACGTGCAACGCACCGGGGGGCAGTAG
- the LOC6494456 gene encoding mucin-5AC isoform X2 — translation MQIDSKPRRRSGLTVITLLLIIKAVAGRPDVRESPFARNLQPPLLQQDESFNGGGSSGRAVDSYGNPIDALRPIDTPDGRKVVSAQGVQFEIPTYASGITEIRRPADDLLPPHIDAIAVGLEPSSDPNPNPSRNSYSGTTSASAHAQIPATSLTPPLHDPLPDTTTHADADAVVEVEQAHLVPLAQQQREESVQDVQLVSGSLPDYLKELQRQDADIDGPVPWKPAEDGAPLSVIAWDLLPPYPEKEPAIITQTEQQPAKRVQGIVDPVSQNIRISLSSGNALSAAEPQPQSHPPVEHGTNAHVGSTTPSNPGRFPNRQRGTAHYSTTRSSSTTLRPRTTTTTTLRPTTTTTTPRPTTTTTTTTTPRPTTRTTTTRLPTTKPTRATTTTTEDPSSFYRLEKAEEYAYTLPPWLQEVTDPDLDVAVTFAVPTDNDQYNHTLANDLEPPFEPFVDLGNIQLTPPPTAGLPTSTAAPTTTPSPSPSTTKSTTTTTTTTTTTTTTTTRKPTTTTTQRPTTLRTTTSNAPTSTQPSPPPAKLITTTQHADSPQPENAVGASSTPSPVEANPFDSATIPAWLRDFDYPDVGPGVPFNPDNFGSGSGASSTRSPPTPPPTTISSFSHSSAFPSKVTLPLPGSSEEPPLVLVPPADHPEASPESGPPLLTNSVTPFAARLDPQSTIGSPNASPNSIGGEQFPPFGTAGGKVEYTKSDEGKVISTPVAGSNQRKPESATPPSSSSSNSGKYTGGFGAPPGLLKPHSASNSNAVSASSSQTDIYVAGNQHEFSQVSKANKARPTVNPGRYTGGFGAPTGVLSPQAEPRPFQHHSVQQPQHNLQAAATEQRREQSRFGGPPGILVPFDNVQRTGGQ, via the exons ATGTGCGGGAGTCGCCCTTCGCCCGCAACCTGCAGCCCCCGCTGCTGCAGCAGGACGAGTCCTTCAACGGCGGAGGATCGTCGGGCAGGGCGGTGGACAGCTACGGCAACCCCATCGACGCCCTGCGGCCCATTGACACGCCCGATGGGCGGAAGGTGGTCAGTGCGCAGGGCGTGCAGTTCGAGATACCCACCTACGCCTCGGGCATCACGGAGATCCGGCGCCCGGCCGATGATCTGCTGCCGCCGCACATTG ATGCCATCGCTGTGGGCCTGGAACCCAGCTCCGATCCGAACCCGAATCCGAGTCGGAACTCATACTCTGGCACAACATCAGCCTCTGCACACGCACAAATTCCAGCCACATCACTAACACCGCCCCTCCATGATCCATTACCCGACACAACGACgcatgcggatgcggatgcagTTGTGGAGGTGGAGCAAGCCCACCTGGTGCCACTCGCCCAGCAACAGCGAGAGGAAAGCGTCCAGGATGTACAGCTGGTCAGTGGCTCGCTGCCGGACTACCTCAAGGAGCTTCAGCGCCAGGACGCCGACATTGATGGTCCTGTGCCCTGGAAGCCAGCCGAAGACGGAGCGCCACTGAGCGTGATTGCCTGggatctgctgccgccgtATCCGGAGAAGGAACCGGCGATCATTACGCAGACGGAGCAACAGCCCGCCAAGCGTGTGCAGGGTATCGTCGATCCGGTAAGCCAGAACATACGGATCAGCCTGAGCAGCGGAAATGCCTTGAGTGCGGCGGAGCCTCAGCCACAAAGCCATCCGCCCGTGGAGCACGGCACCAATGCCCATGTGGGCAGCACCACGCCAAGCAACCCGGGACGTTTTCCCAACCGCCAACGCGGCACCGCCCACTACAGCACCACCCgaagcagcagcaccaccctGAGGCCAAGGACCACGACGACTACAACCCTGAGACCCACCACAACGACAACCACACCACGTCCCACCACGACTACTACGACGACCACAACTCCGAGGCCCACCACGAGGACCACAACTACGCGGCTCCCCACAACGAAGCCCACTAGAGCCACCACGACAACCACCGAGGATCCCTCCAGCTTTTACCGCCTGGAAAAGGCCGAGGAGTACGCCTACACACTGCCGCCGTGGCTCCAGGAGGTGACCGATCCGGATCTGGACGTGGCAGTCACCTTCGCAGTGCCCACCGACAACGATCAGTACAACCACACGCTGGCCAACGACCTGGAGCCGCCGTTCGAGCCATTCGTGGATCTGGGCAACATCCAGCTGACGCCTCCGCCCACGGCCGGACTCCCGACGAGCACGGCGGCGCCGACAACGACACCTTCTCCATCTCCATCGACCACCAAGAGCACCACTACAACCACCACCACAacaaccaccaccactaccactacCACCAGAAAACCAACCACTACAACGACGCAACGTCCCACTACGCTGCGAACCACTACCTCAAATGCACCCACAAG CACTCAACCATCGCCACCGCCAGCTAAACTGATCACAACCACCCAACATGCAGATTCGCCGCAGCCGGAGAACGCAGTCGGAGCGTCCTCCACTCCGAGCCCCGTGGAAGCCAACCCCTTCGATTCGGCAACGATTCCAGCCTGGCTGCGGGACTTTGACTATCCGGACGTGGGTCCCGGCGTTCCCTTTAACCCAGACAACTTTGGATCCGGATCAGGAGCAAGCAGTACTCGCTCTCCCCCAACCCCGCCTCCCACAACCATCTCCTCCTTCTCCCACTCCTCAGCTTTTCCATCCAAAGTCACGCTTCCGCTTCCAGGCAGCAGCGAGGAGCCGCCGCTAGTGCTGGTGCCGCCCGCCGATCACCCGGAAGCCAGTCCAGAGTCCGGCCCACCTCTACTGACCAACTCTGTCACGCCTTTTGCAGCCCGTCTGGATCCCCAGTCTACCATCGGTTCGCCCAACGCCAGTCCCAACTCCATCGGCGGAGAGCAGTTCCCGCCCTTCGGCACCGCCGGCGGCAAGGTGGAGTACACTAAGAGCGACGAGGGCAAGGTCATCAGTACTCCGGTGGCCGGCAGTAACCAGCGCAAAC CCGAGAGTGCCACGccccccagcagcagcagcagtaatAGTGGAAAGTATACAGGCGGATTCGGAGCTCCGCCCGGCCTTCTGAAGCCGCATTCCGCCTCGAACTCCAACGCCGTCTCAGCCTCGAGCTCCCAAACGGACATATACGTGGCCGGAAACCAGCACGAATTTAGCCAAGTGTCGAAGGCCAATAAGGCGCGGCCTACTGTCAATCCGGGCCGCTACACGGGAGGATTCGGTGCGCCAACCGGCGTACTCTCCCCCCAAGCGGAGCCCCGCCCTTTCCAACACCATTCCGTGCAACAGCCGCAGCATAATCTTCAGGCGGCGGCCACGGAGCAGAGGCGGGAACAGAGTCGCTTCGGTGGGCCTCCGGGCATCCTGGTGCCCTTCGACAACGTGCAACGCACCGGGGGGCAGTAG
- the LOC6494456 gene encoding proline-rich receptor-like protein kinase PERK9 isoform X4, with protein MQIDSKPRRRSGLTVITLLLIIKAVAGRPDVRESPFARNLQPPLLQQDESFNGGGSSGRAVDSYGNPIDALRPIDTPDGRKVVSAQGVQFEIPTYASGITEIRRPADDLLPPHIDSPQPENAVGASSTPSPVEANPFDSATIPAWLRDFDYPDVGPGVPFNPDNFGSGSGASSTRSPPTPPPTTISSFSHSSAFPSKVTLPLPGSSEEPPLVLVPPADHPEASPESGPPLLTNSVTPFAARLDPQSTIGSPNASPNSIGGEQFPPFGTAGGKVEYTKSDEGKVISTPVAGSNQRKPESATPPSSSSSNSGKYTGGFGAPPGLLKPHSASNSNAVSASSSQTDIYVAGNQHEFSQVSKANKARPTVNPGRYTGGFGAPTGVLSPQAEPRPFQHHSVQQPQHNLQAAATEQRREQSRFGGPPGILVPFDNVQRTGGQ; from the exons ATGTGCGGGAGTCGCCCTTCGCCCGCAACCTGCAGCCCCCGCTGCTGCAGCAGGACGAGTCCTTCAACGGCGGAGGATCGTCGGGCAGGGCGGTGGACAGCTACGGCAACCCCATCGACGCCCTGCGGCCCATTGACACGCCCGATGGGCGGAAGGTGGTCAGTGCGCAGGGCGTGCAGTTCGAGATACCCACCTACGCCTCGGGCATCACGGAGATCCGGCGCCCGGCCGATGATCTGCTGCCGCCGCACATTG ATTCGCCGCAGCCGGAGAACGCAGTCGGAGCGTCCTCCACTCCGAGCCCCGTGGAAGCCAACCCCTTCGATTCGGCAACGATTCCAGCCTGGCTGCGGGACTTTGACTATCCGGACGTGGGTCCCGGCGTTCCCTTTAACCCAGACAACTTTGGATCCGGATCAGGAGCAAGCAGTACTCGCTCTCCCCCAACCCCGCCTCCCACAACCATCTCCTCCTTCTCCCACTCCTCAGCTTTTCCATCCAAAGTCACGCTTCCGCTTCCAGGCAGCAGCGAGGAGCCGCCGCTAGTGCTGGTGCCGCCCGCCGATCACCCGGAAGCCAGTCCAGAGTCCGGCCCACCTCTACTGACCAACTCTGTCACGCCTTTTGCAGCCCGTCTGGATCCCCAGTCTACCATCGGTTCGCCCAACGCCAGTCCCAACTCCATCGGCGGAGAGCAGTTCCCGCCCTTCGGCACCGCCGGCGGCAAGGTGGAGTACACTAAGAGCGACGAGGGCAAGGTCATCAGTACTCCGGTGGCCGGCAGTAACCAGCGCAAAC CCGAGAGTGCCACGccccccagcagcagcagcagtaatAGTGGAAAGTATACAGGCGGATTCGGAGCTCCGCCCGGCCTTCTGAAGCCGCATTCCGCCTCGAACTCCAACGCCGTCTCAGCCTCGAGCTCCCAAACGGACATATACGTGGCCGGAAACCAGCACGAATTTAGCCAAGTGTCGAAGGCCAATAAGGCGCGGCCTACTGTCAATCCGGGCCGCTACACGGGAGGATTCGGTGCGCCAACCGGCGTACTCTCCCCCCAAGCGGAGCCCCGCCCTTTCCAACACCATTCCGTGCAACAGCCGCAGCATAATCTTCAGGCGGCGGCCACGGAGCAGAGGCGGGAACAGAGTCGCTTCGGTGGGCCTCCGGGCATCCTGGTGCCCTTCGACAACGTGCAACGCACCGGGGGGCAGTAG
- the LOC6494456 gene encoding mucin-5AC isoform X3 yields MQIDSKPRRRSGLTVITLLLIIKAVAGRPDAIAVGLEPSSDPNPNPSRNSYSGTTSASAHAQIPATSLTPPLHDPLPDTTTHADADAVVEVEQAHLVPLAQQQREESVQDVQLVSGSLPDYLKELQRQDADIDGPVPWKPAEDGAPLSVIAWDLLPPYPEKEPAIITQTEQQPAKRVQGIVDPVSQNIRISLSSGNALSAAEPQPQSHPPVEHGTNAHVGSTTPSNPGRFPNRQRGTAHYSTTRSSSTTLRPRTTTTTTLRPTTTTTTPRPTTTTTTTTTPRPTTRTTTTRLPTTKPTRATTTTTEDPSSFYRLEKAEEYAYTLPPWLQEVTDPDLDVAVTFAVPTDNDQYNHTLANDLEPPFEPFVDLGNIQLTPPPTAGLPTSTAAPTTTPSPSPSTTKSTTTTTTTTTTTTTTTTRKPTTTTTQRPTTLRTTTSNAPTSTQPSPPPAKLITTTQHADSPQPENAVGASSTPSPVEANPFDSATIPAWLRDFDYPDVGPGVPFNPDNFGSGSGASSTRSPPTPPPTTISSFSHSSAFPSKVTLPLPGSSEEPPLVLVPPADHPEASPESGPPLLTNSVTPFAARLDPQSTIGSPNASPNSIGGEQFPPFGTAGGKVEYTKSDEGKVISTPVAGSNQRKPESATPPSSSSSNSGKYTGGFGAPPGLLKPHSASNSNAVSASSSQTDIYVAGNQHEFSQVSKANKARPTVNPGRYTGGFGAPTGVLSPQAEPRPFQHHSVQQPQHNLQAAATEQRREQSRFGGPPGILVPFDNVQRTGGQ; encoded by the exons ATGCCATCGCTGTGGGCCTGGAACCCAGCTCCGATCCGAACCCGAATCCGAGTCGGAACTCATACTCTGGCACAACATCAGCCTCTGCACACGCACAAATTCCAGCCACATCACTAACACCGCCCCTCCATGATCCATTACCCGACACAACGACgcatgcggatgcggatgcagTTGTGGAGGTGGAGCAAGCCCACCTGGTGCCACTCGCCCAGCAACAGCGAGAGGAAAGCGTCCAGGATGTACAGCTGGTCAGTGGCTCGCTGCCGGACTACCTCAAGGAGCTTCAGCGCCAGGACGCCGACATTGATGGTCCTGTGCCCTGGAAGCCAGCCGAAGACGGAGCGCCACTGAGCGTGATTGCCTGggatctgctgccgccgtATCCGGAGAAGGAACCGGCGATCATTACGCAGACGGAGCAACAGCCCGCCAAGCGTGTGCAGGGTATCGTCGATCCGGTAAGCCAGAACATACGGATCAGCCTGAGCAGCGGAAATGCCTTGAGTGCGGCGGAGCCTCAGCCACAAAGCCATCCGCCCGTGGAGCACGGCACCAATGCCCATGTGGGCAGCACCACGCCAAGCAACCCGGGACGTTTTCCCAACCGCCAACGCGGCACCGCCCACTACAGCACCACCCgaagcagcagcaccaccctGAGGCCAAGGACCACGACGACTACAACCCTGAGACCCACCACAACGACAACCACACCACGTCCCACCACGACTACTACGACGACCACAACTCCGAGGCCCACCACGAGGACCACAACTACGCGGCTCCCCACAACGAAGCCCACTAGAGCCACCACGACAACCACCGAGGATCCCTCCAGCTTTTACCGCCTGGAAAAGGCCGAGGAGTACGCCTACACACTGCCGCCGTGGCTCCAGGAGGTGACCGATCCGGATCTGGACGTGGCAGTCACCTTCGCAGTGCCCACCGACAACGATCAGTACAACCACACGCTGGCCAACGACCTGGAGCCGCCGTTCGAGCCATTCGTGGATCTGGGCAACATCCAGCTGACGCCTCCGCCCACGGCCGGACTCCCGACGAGCACGGCGGCGCCGACAACGACACCTTCTCCATCTCCATCGACCACCAAGAGCACCACTACAACCACCACCACAacaaccaccaccactaccactacCACCAGAAAACCAACCACTACAACGACGCAACGTCCCACTACGCTGCGAACCACTACCTCAAATGCACCCACAAG CACTCAACCATCGCCACCGCCAGCTAAACTGATCACAACCACCCAACATGCAGATTCGCCGCAGCCGGAGAACGCAGTCGGAGCGTCCTCCACTCCGAGCCCCGTGGAAGCCAACCCCTTCGATTCGGCAACGATTCCAGCCTGGCTGCGGGACTTTGACTATCCGGACGTGGGTCCCGGCGTTCCCTTTAACCCAGACAACTTTGGATCCGGATCAGGAGCAAGCAGTACTCGCTCTCCCCCAACCCCGCCTCCCACAACCATCTCCTCCTTCTCCCACTCCTCAGCTTTTCCATCCAAAGTCACGCTTCCGCTTCCAGGCAGCAGCGAGGAGCCGCCGCTAGTGCTGGTGCCGCCCGCCGATCACCCGGAAGCCAGTCCAGAGTCCGGCCCACCTCTACTGACCAACTCTGTCACGCCTTTTGCAGCCCGTCTGGATCCCCAGTCTACCATCGGTTCGCCCAACGCCAGTCCCAACTCCATCGGCGGAGAGCAGTTCCCGCCCTTCGGCACCGCCGGCGGCAAGGTGGAGTACACTAAGAGCGACGAGGGCAAGGTCATCAGTACTCCGGTGGCCGGCAGTAACCAGCGCAAAC CCGAGAGTGCCACGccccccagcagcagcagcagtaatAGTGGAAAGTATACAGGCGGATTCGGAGCTCCGCCCGGCCTTCTGAAGCCGCATTCCGCCTCGAACTCCAACGCCGTCTCAGCCTCGAGCTCCCAAACGGACATATACGTGGCCGGAAACCAGCACGAATTTAGCCAAGTGTCGAAGGCCAATAAGGCGCGGCCTACTGTCAATCCGGGCCGCTACACGGGAGGATTCGGTGCGCCAACCGGCGTACTCTCCCCCCAAGCGGAGCCCCGCCCTTTCCAACACCATTCCGTGCAACAGCCGCAGCATAATCTTCAGGCGGCGGCCACGGAGCAGAGGCGGGAACAGAGTCGCTTCGGTGGGCCTCCGGGCATCCTGGTGCCCTTCGACAACGTGCAACGCACCGGGGGGCAGTAG